In Juglans regia cultivar Chandler chromosome 13, Walnut 2.0, whole genome shotgun sequence, the DNA window aatttagtttttattttcttctgtttATTTGGTTAGTTGGTTTAATTATGTGCTTGTATGCTAGGGAATGACATGTGGGGGATGCGCAGCTAGTGTGAAAAGAATTCTAGAAAGTCAAGTAAGTTAATCTATAttgttctccctctctctttttttttttgttgaatttggttttgatttttgttttccttttctttttatcgaTTACTAGGCAAAATGCGTTAGGGTTTTGAGTCATTGACCGCTTATGTTTGGCGGGTTTTTCCAAGTTCAAGACCTGAAGTTTgaacaattatttttcttgcCAATGTGTCTCGTAGAAACCAAATTTCTTGTTCTGACTTGATAATTGTTTGTACATCTGCGACAATAAACAAATTTCTTGTTCTGATTTGATAGTTTCCGTACATCTGCGACAATAGATGAAAGAAGTTTTATGAAAAGGATGCATTTTGCTGAATCAAAATggattttaatttgatttcgGATTCTGGCGTCTGTGGaatttaagaattttatgattttgaaatgGAGAGACCCCCACactccacccccccccccccccccccacgtgTCTTCTATGGCCAATTGGTTAGTTAATCTGCCATTGAATATGGGCGATTAAACATCCATGGGAAATTAACAAGCATTGAGTAAACGAACATATGGGAATCACGTCTCACAAGTCTATCTGAATTGCAACCACTCGGTTCATGCCAACCCATCACCCTCCAGCATACGTTACACCTTCACTTCCTTAGTGTCCACCACCAGCCAAAACACACGATAAGGTTGTCAATACATGTGAGCATCTGTTATTCTTCTTGAGTTTCTCCTCTCCTATTTCTTTGTCACAATCAAGAACTTTACTCCATTCTGTAAACTAAATCTATGtgcttcattttttcttgacaAAAATTTTGGCAGCCACAAGTGTCATCTGCTAATGTGAACCTGGTAACAGAGACAGCTATAGTATGGCCTGTATCTGAAGCCAAGGTCATACAGAACTGGCAACAACAGTTAGGAGAGGCACTAGCAAATCATTTGACTAGCTGTGGTTTTAAGTCTAACCTTCGAGGTAAgcatattgatattttattcccACCATTGTTGTTGTTGCCGTTTCTTTTTATGTTGATTATTGTTACTTTTCATGTTCATTACATTATAGTTATCATCATTACtatacacttataaaaaaagatcaCTAATATCATCAACTTTGTCATCTTTACcgacaaaaagacaaaaaaagcaTCATCTTTGTCATCTTAATTATAACCTATCTTTGACAGTTACTTATAGTTTGCAAAAGAAGTTGTAGGATTGCATGGTTAATCTTTATCAGTGGTCTGCCTTGTGCTTTACTTTTTGTCAGGCAAGATTGAACCtatattacttatcaaaaagaaaaatcaaaggtTATGAACATATATGACGATACCCTACATGTATCCAAGATTTGCATCACTGAGCCAACAGCCATGGGTATGTCTGCTTATGCTTTGTTAAGAACAATATCGGAGTAAAAAGGCTGTCAATATCCTAATTTTTTAGAATCTCATTTGGGACGGCTGTTAATATCATCAAGATACATGGTGAATTCTTGGGTCATCAGGAATATTGCAAGATCTTGATATATTTGAAACTTGCACATGACATTTATAGAGATTAAACCGCTAGTAAGATTTTCAATGGAAGTTATTCGATTATCAAACTGGTGTGTAGAACACGCCATCCACgtcacttaaatggtaagatttgatttgtaaaattcaaacattaaaatttatcttctaaatcaaattatatcttgTAAACACTTTAATAGGTGTGTTATCCACACCGGCTTATAGatagaaattttctttcaataataGTTGGGCTGATATTGGGAATTCCATTGGCATATTTCttggttattttttatggtcGGCTGCACTTCTTTTATACGAGTATTGGGATAAGTGCTTCATCTATAGTTGGTTTTTAGTTCCAAGATTTCTTGTGGATCCTGCTTGACCTTCATCTATATTGGGATATGTGCTgcatctttttaatttttttgaagaaatcatGATACTTGCTATAGAGTGTATTCTTGAAAAAGTGtaccccccctttttttttcttgaacagTGGACCCCATCAGGGCATAATAGCGATCTTATTCGtcttccattatatatatatagtcgaaAGCTTTTCCACATCATCGGGTCTTTTTGTAAGGTGTTCTTAATCTATATTTTGTTATGCTGGATTTATGGAGTCGAAGGCTTATGGAATCCTAATTTAGTCCTTGTTGCTGTAAGAGGGTGGGTTATTACTCTTGCACCTCTGTTTAGTGAACCCTTTTCATATGGTAATTGTTGCTTTACTTGTTCAAATgaagatataaatttttaagtacATATTTAATCTTCAAAGTGAAGCTTGGTGGGTTAAGTGGCAGGTCAAGGAGCTATTGAAGGAGAAATTTCACCGTGAAATGCAAATGATTTGTTTAAGGAGCAACCATAATTGGTATGTCGCTAATTtattggtttttaattttagtgacTTGCCTATATGAGCAGAATCTTTTTATATCATCTTCatgatattaaatatgaaagaaaaggcATAAAACTCATCATTGACGTTACAATATCTCACTTTGATAGGTGAGTCTCATCAGCTACATATGGTGGATTGGTCGGACAGCCATTTCTATTACTGGAGAGACCATTCATTGTGGAGAATTCGCTCTTGCTCAATCCAAGCTTAGCAGTTATTTTAGTTATATCAGAAAACTAAGGACTTTCTTATAAGCTGTATTTAATGTTAATGATAGTTGAGAACTACACATTGTGTATAAATTTGGGAATAGTTGTTACCTATGAGAAAAAGGGGGAATTGGTGTTACATGGATATTCTTTCCACAGTTAAGGAGCCTTAAGCAGCTTTTATTTGTCCCAAGGTTCTATACTGTGCTTGTTTTGAAGAATTGGTTGTCTAACCAGAAGTCATAGTGGCTTTAAATTTAAGCATTTTAGTGCTTGTTATCTGTGTGTTTACATGCCTTTGCCATTcttctagtttttatttttgataagtaatattcTTCCTATCCTTTCAGAGACACATCATACTTAATTTGAAAGGCAAGGCCTATGTGGATAAGTTCTATATTTTTAACAatgttaatttctatttttgtctttttcatgattgataatttttttttttatcgatcaaaaaaaaaaaaaaaaaacccactatTGGGTTTGACCTTGTAAGCTAACTCATATAGAATGGCTTTATCTTCATCCATTGTTAACTTGTTATAGTATAAACcttctttattaaataaaattctaggttacataccaaaaaaaaaaaaaaactaggaaatccaattccttaaattcaagttttgttGGGAAGCAATATCAGTTTGCTTATGTGCATAACATCATCTAGGAAATTCGGATGCATAACCAGTATTACTGAAAGTGCAATTAGGCATAAGAGGCATGAGTTAAAATAGAAGTGGcttcataaacaaaatatgaGTCCTTTGCTTAGGTGGCCGAGAGTGGCAATGCCTTTTTCCTTAACGCATACGGCTCACAAATTGCATGGCTACATTAACTTTGATTAACATATTAACTAGTAAgtcatttccttcccaaatgTATCTAGTTCTCTGATCACCTAATGGTCTACACTCTACAggtccaaaaaagaaaaacctctcCCATTGTGTAGTTTGGGAAATTGTTGTATCATGTAagtttatttatctaattttcatCTTATGTGCAATCCTCTGTGTTGATTTGGGATCTTGTAGTACATATTGGTTGGATGACCTAGATTGCATCCATGCAGTTGCTTGATGCTGTGGAGCTTAGCAGGCTAACAATGAATACTGTGAAGCAAAATCTCTGGTGGGCTTTTGCATACAATATTGTAAGATTTTCTGCATCATATAAGCATAGtttttttgctctttatttattattattgttactAATTTAAGAAGTGAAAGTGCACATGAAAGAAGCATCTAGGAAGAGATGGTCatgccatttctttttttttttttggataagtaaagTTAAATATTAGTTTCTACCCCTTTATGGTATGAAATGATCATGGAGTTGGGTCCGAAACTGTCTCCTATATGGAAAATCgaagaaaaattgaattctgAAGCTACTATTGTGTTTCATCCCCCGGATCTGTTGGAAGACCTTTCTCCTTTTAGATAGGTGTCTCTTGCATATATTCTGTGTACTTTGGGTTGGGCTTTTTGCACTTTTTAATATAGATATcttactcattaaaaaataataaaatctgaGAGCTTTAAAAAGTCATTCCTTCTTTTTCAGTCTCGCAGATTAGAAATCCTCTGTGTCTTAATTTAGTGCCTGAGACACTCACAACTTGGTGTTGTCTGCTCTCTGCTTCGATTTGCTGTCACTGTTAATATAACAATCCGGTCCAATAATTTTAAGGttggaatattgataatttttattaggcctaaattatatttaatgggccatattggataagcccacaagcgataaattattgaagttgattatgacttttaattaggctcaataactaggttaaatcccatttattatttattaaatgagttagactcattttagaatttaaagacctgccattagaaatttatttcaatttaaaatcatcactaatGGAATTCCCTTATACAGTCTCAGTCACTACTAATCCTACATTGACTGAACTACTAGATCAtacttttaaattcaaactctcttcttgaatgattGCAACCGAGTCGAACTCGAACTCGAACTCGAACTCCTCGgcaccctctcccaaatctctctataaataaattccttttatgtattatttggaaaaaccATAAACCTCAGTAAGTGTAGCAGCCGAACCCAAGATACCTAGTCTAGTACTGTGCATGTCCCATGTTCACCACACCAATAGCTGACTGCCTTCATCTCACAACATCCTTCACGTTTTCTTTCTCCTTCTAGTTCACGTGATCGATTTCATGttgaaaatattggattaacgCTGTGAGGTGAAtaacttgatcataaattaggattaacataagttagctagttatatatattattattaaaaccatTTCTCTGGAAGCTAGTGTTACgtaccacgcatgtcatgatatttgcaagtacgtcattcatcatgtttcattccgcatattatagttatatatgtattatgcatctcacgttgcataagacacATAAACTTTCAAAAGATCAAGTGTAAAATAAGCTCATAACAGTTAATCGGatgaccattcagatgcatggtaccaatgcagttttaGGTTGGGCGTGCAAGCCACAAACTTAAGCGTAGTCCACCGTAGTGCGTCAGAGTACTACACAGTCGGCTTTCTTTACTTCAGTAGGGGAAGTTAGTGCACAACCTTgtacacagggttaagtgtgttggccaacCATATAAGTTAGATAAATCAGATAAAAtagttaattcaaataaatcagtcatgcatgaCATAAACATCATTATGAttagtcatgattttaagttcttagcatgaaatattttatgaaaaaccttatgttaagtatgtttacgttatgatgatTTTCTTACTGAgttatcgactcattttagtttgttttatatttttaaaccaccccaagtGAGCATGATGATGAGTACAAGCAGGTAGACCGGGATTAGAGGAGCAGTTGATTAAATTCCAGACTTCctagaataaattatttttatgacataaattttatttagttgtttcattcaattttatttggagacatgtttttattaaataattcttttatgaaataaatgtttattttatttaaatgagatCTCTTGTCggtatatttttatgaaaacacGTGACATCTCTAGCCTACGGAATGGGGTGTTATAGTTAAGCTGCCACTTTCCCTCTTGTTGTGGTGCTTACCTCAGTTTACAAGATTTAGCATATGATTCTGACTTCTTTCACCCTTCTTTCCGATTTCGTGGAAATCTTTCTgagattagaagaaaaattggTCTTATGCCCTCAGTACTTTGGCACAGGTTGGAATTCCAATTGCTGCTGGATTGTTGTTGCCGGTAACTGGGACTATGTTGACTCCAATTGCTGGAGCCCTCATGAGGTTGAGTTCTATTGGGGTCATGGCCAATTCATTGCTTTTGAGATTCAAATTCCTCTCGCAACAGAAGTCAGAAACAGATATATAGTTCATATGGAAATGCCTTAACATCCTTTTGGATTCTGATCTTGAAGGGgaccaaaaagagaaaaaatagagcATCGTTATTCTGATGCTAGTTGGAGAGAGAGACGATAACAGTATATATGTTTGGGTGATATTGGTTTGGGGACTCAGCACCAGGATACAACCTATAGTTTCTTTCCCATCTATTATTAATCTTGCACTCTTGGAAGTTGTATTTGAGGGATCGCTGAGCCTCGTAAAAAGTGCAGTAAAACGGCCACTGGAAATAGATATTTTTGAAAACtgttacaaaaagaaaaaatcgagACACATGcatcacaataataaaatgttgAACCATATAACAAGTAACTTTATGTACTCTTGGATGTAATGTGAGGTGAAAAACTAAGCCAGTCCAACGCTATCTAAGGCAAAACATTTGAAATTGAATTATGTCGTGATGAATCATGACATTCATATATCTTTGAGATGGTTAATTCACAAGGCAACCCAAGAAATAGTGTAGAGACTTTCCCGATGGAGTAGATAACAAAAAGTTTCTACCATAGGTAGAGATCCAAAAGGCCGGGCTAATCATGAGAACAGTGCAAAAATTGTGTACACTCTCAAAGaatatgagttgaataaaaggcaaaGAAAGTCAGACAACCCTTTTTTGGAACCCCAATCGCCTGTGCCAACCCTGGGTGTcgaatcaatttgaaaattgttACTCGAGTAACAACATCCATCGTCAAACCATGTATGTCATACCAACCTGCATTAGTTGTGAGTGGGGCACGCTCAAATTCGCAGTCCCCCTTCTGCAGTTCTTTCTTaagaaagcataaaagtaatttaTGACTAGCTTCTTAATAAACCAGGAATCTTTCCTCGCTCTAATATCTCCATGACCAAGAAGATAAACTACCCCAGATTCTTTAGCCTTATGTATAAAAGAAAGTTCTCTTTCAAGGCTTTGCTCTGTATCAGGCATTGCTGGCTCAGCCGGTGGTGTTACTGGTCTCACCTCCTCTGATGTGCTTGCTTCCAAGATGGGCTTGCTTGTGTCCTTGAAGTCAGCTAGAAGAGGAACACCCAGTGAATAGACACTCCCGTTGGGAGCTATAAGAACCCTTGAGCCAGATGACTCGTCCTCAGAGCCTGTGTCATCATCCCCATCACTCTCCAATGACCGCTCCTGAGCTTCACGCCGAATGAACTTCTCAAGGCTCTCAATCAGCAGCTGCTCAAAAGTCTGGTGATTTTCTTTGCGAACATCTTTATAGCCATACCTGTTTAGGTGATTAATTGCACTTGTAAGGTTATGGGGTAAGCACAgatgtaaaagtaaaaataaaagagaaataaatccaataaaataaagcaTCATATAAAAATACTGATAAGATGCCACCTCATTCCTTGCGGGTCATTAAAAGAAAACCGACTCTGCCTTGTGGAGTTGTTCAACTTGATAACCCGTACTTCAAATGCAAAGAGTTCACAAAGAGTCCGGAAGAAGAAATGAAGCTATCGAATTAGCTACTTCAATTATTTGAAGGCATTAGCTCCCTCAGCCAGTTTAAGGCAGTGACTTTCCTGGAGATGACTTAACTATTTGGCTTCTACATTAGGAAGGTCAAGGGCTAAGGTTCATAATAGGTTCATAATAGGTTCATAATAGGTTCAATATTACATGATGGATCTCACTCACCAACagatgtttattattattattattatttagtttttttttttaaattttatttttgaaaagtaacTCAAACataactaaaaagaaaagcGCCCAACTAGCAGGAATTTTACCTGGCAATGCAACGAAATATATGGTAGCTCTTTGGGCAGACACGCCGGAAAAGGAACCTTTCACTCTGAGGCACTACTGGAACTGGAACGTACTTTATACAGACAAATATTATCATGGAGTGGATTGCTGGGAGAGTTGTCAGAAAATGGCCAAAAATTGCAGGTATTCCCCTCACCAGCTCATTATAGAGTAAACCAATGCCGGGAGCTCTGATTGTCCCAAGATTGCAACCCAATTCCCTCATCAAATCCATTGATAGCTTTTGCTTTACCTCAGTTTCATACTTAAGCTTGCTTCCATAATTCCAGATATACATTATCaaaaacatgattatggaaaaaactaatattatccAACTTCCATCTGTTACACTCCATAAAACTGATGAGAAGAAAGTCAATTCTAACCCCAAGAAAAACACTAGGAAGCTCAGCACAATTACAATGTTTATCTGCCATATAAGCAGCATAACAAGGGTTACTAAAATCGTTGTCATCATCATTATTCCTAACTCAGCAATGCctgtaaaaaataatcatattagaAAGATCAAAGAGCTTGTACATGTTGGCACAAAGGAAGCACTACTAAGATCTGTTGAACAAACAAATGGAAGCTTATAAttgatttctaatttctatacAACACTATCATCGATGTATTACAAACATTTCCTGGTCATTTTCATGAAGTTCTGATAATAAAAGGATTGTGAATCCAAAGTAATAAAGTACAATAAGATAGAAAGGATTCATGGAAAGAGCTGCACAGATGTTAGTGTACATGCTTCCTGGCCAATAAGTACACTGCCAAGTCTAACAGAAATCTACATACTTGCTGTTAGTGTATATGCCTCCTCAAATaccaatttaaaagaaaatgtcatTTGAGTTATCTGCTTCCACTAAAGTCAAACAAAACACTGCTATATCAATTGATGCATAGTATTACTCTGGATCTAACAGAAATCCACACAATCATAATCTGAAGCCTTGCAAGGAAAATAAAGCCCAGAATTCATTCATacaagaggggaaaaaaaaaaaaaaggtagggaagaattattattttttataagtacagaATGGATTAATTAAAAGAAGGTAGGGAAGAATTATTACCATAAGCATTTCCAATCTCATCAATGCTTGAGATAGAGCAGACGAGTACCAGGCAAACTGCCAGCAAAAACCAGTTTATGACAGGGATATAAATCTGGCCCATGAACTTCCGAGATGTATGAACAATTTTAAGACGAGGGAAACAACCGAGTGCTGTCGATTGCTTTATACATGAAAAAGTAGCCGTTGTCATTGCCCGACTGGCAATTAATGCAGCAATGTTAGCAATGAACAAGACCGGCCAGAAAGCACCACCTATATACAATACGATTTCTcaacaattaaattttgttttactgTGTAAGCATgcaaagaaaatgtttcaaATGACAAGGGAGATGTTTAACCCAATTCTTACACATAAAATTGAATGATGTATTACAAGTAACaactgaagaaaagagaatcacacctataaaaaattgtataaaccTCATTGGTTCCTTACTGGTTATAAATGATGAACCTTACTTGGAATCGAAGAAAAGAAAGCTTGATCAGCATCGGCATGGTTGTCCATAAGGTATGCAGCTTGACCCAAGTAACCCAACAGAAGACAAGGCAAAACGAGAAATACAAAGGTGAGCTGCAAACAGCCACTATCATGTAAATCAGTAGTGTAGCTAATCGAAATACCGATTGACAGTAATAGCAAAGAACCAGAAATACCACATATCAAAGGAAACATGTATTAAGCAATCTGATCCAGGAACCAAGTCTCTTTCTTCTTTACCTGAACTGATCGCACAGAAAAGTAGCAAAGGTCTGCAAACATTGCTTCGGAACCTGGAAAAATTCCATTGTCAGCAATATTGAAATAGCcgagttataatttttttttttttttgaaaaaaaggtaaaatagCTGAGTAATGAAATTCTGATAACCATTAATGGCATATTGCACCCTAACCATATTTGAATTAAGACACAAATACAATTCATAATGGTATAGATTGTTAACTAATTCTATCAACATGAGTTAttaaataagagtaatgctactcatcatcccatgatgtgacattagattataggttcacaagtgaaatataataaatagttttcaatcatctaatgtcacatcataggatgatgagaggataatgAGAAAAAGGATgacgaataaatttttttattaaataatgatcCAAGATATCCATAATTCATGTCTCAAAGTCCATAATCCAAACccttaggggttggctcaagtggtaaaggctttgggcttgggggtatgctcccccaaggtctaaggttcaaatccctttgggtgcaaacaatttctaggagcCATCGGACTGAGggatttttcctttgaattacTCGAGGTGCACTTGCAAAAAACTTCTTGCTGAGGCTTGTGCACCcccaggattagtcgggacgttgttcttggacacccagtgccaaataaaaaaaagagagtccATAATCCAATATCCCTGCCTTTGGATTGTACTGAGTCGACCTATGGAAAAACAGGAAGGTTGGGAATgcttttccaactttaatagtTTTAAGATGGAAGATGGCTCTACAGTTTATTTTGGCATGATATGTAAAGCGGAGATTGGTCTCTCATGGAAGCTTTCCTACTGTTATCTTGTGTTACCAGATCTAAGGATGCATATGGGGTGGACAACTTAGAATTTTCTAACGAATCTCATCAGCGGAATGTCTTTCATCAATGCGGCGCAAGATTGGGAGGTGGATCTCTTCATTTCTCTTATGACCATTTATATCCCTACAAGTTGGGAAGGGTGGAGAAGACAAGAATCAATGGACCACTTCCAAGCACAAGGTCTTTGAAGTAGGATCTTTCTACAAGCCATACATCCGCACGCTAAaccaataaaatcttatttaccgataaaaaaaaaaaaacatttcctttccttggaagagtatttggcaAACTAAGGACCCAGAGAGAGTGACTTTTTTCATTTGGATGACTTTCTATGGAAGATTCTCACTTTTGACAATCTATGGAAGAGATATATGTTGGTGGCCGATTGGTATTGTACGTGTAAAGTAGTGGAGAATTTATTGAGCATCTGTTGCGCCATTGGGAGTTAGCTAGTGCTTTATGGAATTCCATCTTAGATTGGAACTTGCCTCAAAGTCTGAGGATCTCCTAACATGTTAGAAAGGGTAGTTTGGTAGCCATATTGCGAAGTTTTGTGGAAATGAATTATGTCTTCCTTTATGTGGCATATGGAGACATAAATAATCGGAGCTTGAAGATTATGAGAAACCAGTGCAAGAGCTGAAGGATTTTCTCCTTAAAATCTTTTATCTTTGGGTggctgtttttttttatcttcatgtgtacttggttTGCACCCTTTTCTAAAttgaataatttcttatttaaaaaaaaatccttaccTGTTGCACACAGGAGACAACCCCCAAGAGAATACCAAGCCTTAATTGAGTTCCTCTTAAAGAAGTAATATATGTGAACAGGATTAAATGCCTTCAAGACGCTGCTGTCATATTTAACAAGGTTGTAGATCCCAATGCCGGCTAGAGAACAAAACCAAATGAATAAAGCAGGGCCAATAACGAGTCCCACTTTACTTGTCCCAAACTTCTGTATGCTGAACAAAATCACAAGAAAGGCAACTGAAATCATCACCACTTCGTCTGCACaagtaaagagaaaaaattaaaaggttaTAAATTGGAAAATCCTAATAAATTCACTTccaaatatattctttttctttataagaCTTCAAAAGATATTCAAAGGTAAACAAAACCCATAAATCTGAATTTATGATCTCACTTTCGACCCCTGTTGTGATTATAAACTATATGACTACACAAAGTCTATTGATCTCACAattctagaaaatatttaacatgCCCCTTCCCTACGAGATTACAATATTCTGAAAACCCCTAGCCAAAATTTGCTGATACACCAATGGAACAGCAAAGTGTAACTGCATGAAATCAGACAAAGGGCAATACTTCAAGCAACCAATTACATTGGAAACCACCCATCCAAAACTAGAAAAATTTTCAGATGAAGCTATCAGTGGAAAGCTGGCTTTTCTCACAAAAAAGGGATTTCCTCCACAAATCTAGAATACAATATAACTACAATATCTACAAATGATGTACTGAAGGCATAAAGAGTCTAGCTTAAACTTTTGAATCAGGTAATTATTACAACACTGAACCACCATTAATTTATGCTTTTGGAAAAAGGTAGTAATTTATCATGGTATTTTTTTGATGATGTGGAACCTCAACAATGCATGGGCCTTCAGAGCCAACCATGGGGAGAAAACCCCGGATACACAATCCCACTGACCAGAACCATGTATCAAGTAATACAGGAGAATGCTTGCATAGACAAATCCAGGATATCTGAGTCTATAGCTCATAGCAACTCTACCCCTTAACCGCTAGGCtggtaaatgttttttttttttttataagtaagacaaacattttattaacagaagtaaataggcatagcctaagtacacaaaaagtataaaaaacaaCTAGGCTGGTAAATGAATATGAATTTATATGcgaaaaagatttcaatttCTTAGACAGTGCCAATGACAAAGGTATACAATCACTATACGTGACATAGGCCTCACCATATGATATGTATTAATCTAACGGACCTTATGTCAAATAACAGGAAATTGAACAGCCCAGTAAAGACTTGCAGATTGAATAACAGATTGTCACATCACCTTGCTCAATTGCATCTACTCCAACTTTTATACCACTAACAGCTGACGTTactgaaataagaaaaaaaatccgtGACCAAATTATTACAGGGTAACAACTAAAACAAAGTGATAATTATGCAAACCGACAGTTCACAATAGAAGtgaaatacaaaatacaaagctaaaacagatttttctttgtttaatgaTCAAAGTAGTAAGTcgtctagaaaaaaaaaaaaaaagcatgaagGAAAACAGTAAACACCTGACATTGCTGGCGTAACAACTGCATCTGCTATCACCATAGAAGTACCAGCAAGCACCAACATCAAAAGAAGCTTTTTCAGAACCAGTGAATTCTCAAGCCTTTCCTTGAGTTTTAGTGATCTCTCAAGCTCAGCAGATGGCACCTTTAACCTGAAGCTTGATATACGAGCATCTGATGGAAGCTGATTTGGAAGAAGACTGACCTTAGCATGCCGACATATCAATGAGTACAATGCAAAAGTACCACCTGAAGCAGTTAAGTGACACTATGAATTCATTTACTAATACAAAAATTCATGCAAATGCCCATGCACACAGAACACCCACACTGCATCTACTAACCCAATCACACACTtaagcatgagagagagagagagagagagagagagagagagagagagagagagagagttcacaACATTCAGCATACCTTCACCATCATCATTGGCCCAAAGAACAACCAGGACATACTTGAAAAGTGGGATCAAGATTAAGGTGTACAGGACTAGTGATAATGCTCCAATAACATCTTCA includes these proteins:
- the LOC109007673 gene encoding potassium transporter 7-like, with the protein product MAEEEGSDINGGQASMDPTESRWVFQDEDDSEIEDEDEDDFLSHRSTAVDELDSEDDEDNAAQRLIRTGPRLDSFDVEALEVPGAHRSDYEDFSLGKKIILAFQTLGVVFGDVGTSPLYTFSVMFSKAPINGNEDVIGALSLVLYTLILIPLFKYVLVVLWANDDGEGGTFALYSLICRHAKVSLLPNQLPSDARISSFRLKVPSAELERSLKLKERLENSLVLKKLLLMLVLAGTSMVIADAVVTPAMSVTSAVSGIKVGVDAIEQDEVVMISVAFLVILFSIQKFGTSKVGLVIGPALFIWFCSLAGIGIYNLVKYDSSVLKAFNPVHIYYFFKRNSIKAWYSLGGCLLCATGSEAMFADLCYFSVRSVQLTFVFLVLPCLLLGYLGQAAYLMDNHADADQAFFSSIPSGAFWPVLFIANIAALIASRAMTTATFSCIKQSTALGCFPRLKIVHTSRKFMGQIYIPVINWFLLAVCLVLVCSISSIDEIGNAYGIAELGIMMMTTILVTLVMLLIWQINIVIVLSFLVFFLGLELTFFSSVLWSVTDGSWIILVFSIIMFLIMYIWNYGSKLKYETEVKQKLSMDLMRELGCNLGTIRAPGIGLLYNELVRGIPAIFGHFLTTLPAIHSMIIFVCIKYVPVPVVPQSERFLFRRVCPKSYHIFRCIARYGYKDVRKENHQTFEQLLIESLEKFIRREAQERSLESDGDDDTGSEDESSGSRVLIAPNGSVYSLGVPLLADFKDTSKPILEASTSEEVRPVTPPAEPAMPDTEQSLERELSFIHKAKESGVVYLLGHGDIRARKDSWFIKKLVINYFYAFLRKNCRRGTANLSVPHSQLMQVGMTYMV